Proteins encoded within one genomic window of Arachis ipaensis cultivar K30076 chromosome B08, Araip1.1, whole genome shotgun sequence:
- the LOC107612600 gene encoding hydroquinone glucosyltransferase-like encodes MESKTIRLALVSAPVYSHLRSILEFAKRLIRLDQDLHVTCLVPINGSPCNKTRALLQSLPPTIDYIFVSPKNLEDEVLDTHPAFLVRTLITGSLPLIHDEVKKLISKSRLIAIISDGIITQVLELVKDLNVLSYTYFPSSAMLLALCLYSDNLDETTTSEYKDLLEPIKIPGCIPIQGSDLPDPFNDRTSETYKEFLEGSRRFSLADGILVNTFFDLEASTIKELQEQESRGMVPSIHAIGPFVQHESSMIEGNDNNTLGCLNWLDKQQENSVLYVSFGSGGTISHEQIIELALGLELSGQKFLWLLKPPSKFDIIFDFGNFSEDPLKYLPSGFSERTKEQGIIVPYWAPQIKILGHAAIGGYLCHCGWNSILESVAHGIPMIAWPLFAEQRMNAALFCNGLKVAIRAKVNEMGIVERGEVAEVIKNLMIGDEGKEIRQRMRELKGSAEDAINEGGSSTRTLTQLVLKWKNLE; translated from the coding sequence ATGGAGTCCAAAACAATTCGCTTAGCCTTAGTTTCAGCCCCTGTATACAGTCATCTTCGCTCAATTCTTGAATTTGCGAAACGATTAATTCGACTCGACCAAGATCTTCATGTAACTTGCTTAGTTCCTATTAATGGTTCTCCATGCAACAAAACTAGAGCGCTTCTCCAGTCTCTTCCACCAACCATAGACTATATTTTCGTTTCGCCAAAAAATTTGGAGGATGAGGTACTAGATACTCACCCTGCATTCCTAGTTCGCACTTTGATAACCGGATCTCTGCCTTTGATCCACGATGAAGTGaagaaattaatttcaaaatcgaGGCTTATTGCCATAATTTCTGATGGTATAATAACCCAAGTTTTAGAATTAGTCAAAGATCTTAATGTGTTGTCTTATACATATTTTCCCTCCTCAGCTATGTTACTAGCACTATGCTTGTATTCAGACAATTTAGATGAGACAACAACTTCTGAGTACAAAGATTTATTAGAGCCTATAAAGATTCCGGGTTGCATTCCGATTCAAGGATCGGATCTGCCTGATCCATTCAACGATCGAACTAGCGAAACATACAAGGAGTTTCTTGAAGGTAGCAGGAGATTTTCGTTAGCTGATGGTATATTGGTTAATACATTTTTTGATTTGGAAGCAAGCACCATAAAAGAATTGCAAGAACAAGAAAGCAGAGGAATGGTACCTTCTATTCATGCAATTGGACCATTTGTACAACATGAGTCTAGTATGATTGAGGGAAATGACAATAATACCCTGGGGTGCCTAAACTGGTTGGATAAGCAACAAGAAAATTCTGTTTTGTACGTGTCATTTGGGAGTGGTGGGACAATTTCTCATGAACAAATCATTGAGCTTGCATTAGGATTAGAACTTAGTGGTCAAAAGTTCTTGTGGCTACTAAAACCACCAAGCAAATTTGACATTATTTTTGACTTTGGGAATTTTAGTGAGGATCCTTTAAAATATCTACCAAGTGGGTTTTCGGAGAGAACAAAAGAACAAGGAATTATTGTTCCATACTGGGCACCCCAGATCAAAATTCTTGGTCATGCTGCAATTGGCGGGTACCTATGCCATTGTGGATGGAATTCAATTCTTGAAAGTGTTGCTCATGGAATTCCAATGATTGCATGGCCACTCTTTGCTGAACAAAGGATGAATGCTGCTTTATTTTGCAATGGTTTGAAAGTGGCAATTAGGGCTAAGGTTAATGAGATGGGAATAGTTGAAAGAGGAGAGGTTGCTGAGGTTATAAAGAATTTAATGATTGGTGATGAAGGTAAGGAAATTCGCCAAAGAATGAGAGAATTGAAAGGAAGTGCAGAAGATGCAATCAATGAAGGTGGAAGCTCGACAAGAACACTAACACAGTTGGTACTGAAATGGAAAAACTTAGAATAA